A genomic stretch from Microtus pennsylvanicus isolate mMicPen1 chromosome 11, mMicPen1.hap1, whole genome shotgun sequence includes:
- the LOC142860553 gene encoding uncharacterized protein LOC142860553 isoform X1 yields MEKPESLSSVSGLTAESPRGVPRAVPGGVRGIQTDTGMPSGVALFPGSGPLLHSGGTVIRSPGPIQLSEGVMTLSSRPCLHHGEVAGCSLGSSKSPGTETGATRASIPGPGEPKVSSSENSPHSGSAPLNSQNCEERPRSILKNSSSFMMKKTSSTEKKSQRWDEMNILATYHPADKDYGFMKVDEPSTPYHRLQDNDEDLSAGSSLKVTPEALAERSSSMETTKAQGLQIALPRLVREMWPPHWPTDSSDFDKHRKIHYSEGKFLKAPRNLPSANEDESSGASASISSSNQSVVMDLKSRPVDKGWAGRLATAVKNETVLVTDSHALGTKDSATYRNQFPSASDSTVGEQTNLQRREYYSKGRYLRSCSHPELGEDIEDEEQDSSSGLIWVTENPKGTSDESLWPQWTQDKEPRPWKM; encoded by the exons ATGGAGAAGCCCGAGTCTCTCTCGTCGGTTAGCGGCCTCACTGCGGAATCCCCTCGGGGGGTTCCTAGGGCAGTACCAGGAGGTGTCCGAGGTATACAAACAGACACCGGAATGCCCTCCGGTGTAGccttgtttcctggttctggcccCCTCTTGCATTCCGGGGGCACTGTAATTCGTAGTCCTGGTCCAATCCAGCTCTCTGAAGGGGTAATGACCCTCAGTTCCAGACCCTGTCTGCATCACGGGGAGGTTGCAGGTTGTAGCCTTGGGTCCAGCAAATCCCCTGGCACTGAAACCGGTGCAACTAGGGCGTCCATCCCTGGGCCGGGGGAGCCTAAAGTGTCCAGCTCGGAGAATAGTCCACACTCCGGGTCAGCTCCCTTGAACTCTCAAAACTGTGAGGAGCGTCCCCGGAGCATCCTAAAAAACAGCAGTTCCTTCATGATGAAGAAAACCTCCAGTACGGAGAA GAAATCTCAGCGCTGGGATGAGATGAACATCTTGGCTACCTACCACCCCGCTGACAAAGACTATGGCTTTATGAAGGTGGATGAACCCAGCACCCCCTACCACAG GCTGCAGGACAATGACGAGGACCTGTCTGCAGGGTCTTCTCTGAAGGTGACCCCTGAAGCACTGGCAGAGAG GTCCTCCAGTATGGAGACAACAAAAGCTCAAGGACTGCAGATAGCTTTGCCAAGACTTGTACGTGAGATGTGG CCTCCACACTGGCCCACAGACTCCAGTGATTTTGACAAGCACCGAAAGATACACTACAGTGAAGGCAAATTCCTGAAGGCCCCGAGAAACCTGCCCTCGGCCAATGAGGATGAGAGCAGTGGGGCTAGTGCCAGCATCAGCAGTAGTAATCAAAGTGTGGTGATGGACCTGAAGTCCAGGCCTGTGGACAAAGGCTGGGCAGGAAGACTGGCCACAGCAGTCAAAAACGAGACTGTCCTGGTGACTGACAGCCATGCCCTAGGCACCAAAG ATTCTGCCACTTACAGAAACCAGTTCCCCTCAGCTTCAGACTCTACCGTGGGGGAGCAGACTAATCTACAGCGCAGGGAGTATTACAGTAAAGGAAGATACCTGAGGTCCTGTTCCCACCCAGAGCTCGGAGAGGATATAGAAGATGAAGAACAGGACA GTTCTTCAGGCCTGATCTGGGTTACTGAGAATCCCAAAGGCACTTCAG ATGAAAGCTTGTGGCCCCAGTGGACTCAGGACAAAGAGCCTAGACCATGGAAAATGTAG
- the LOC142860553 gene encoding uncharacterized protein LOC142860553 isoform X2 → MEKPESLSSVSGLTAESPRGVPRAVPGGVRGIQTDTGMPSGVALFPGSGPLLHSGGTVIRSPGPIQLSEGVMTLSSRPCLHHGEVAGCSLGSSKSPGTETGATRASIPGPGEPKVSSSENSPHSGSAPLNSQNCEERPRSILKNSSSFMMKKTSSTEKKSQRWDEMNILATYHPADKDYGFMKVDEPSTPYHRLQDNDEDLSAGSSLKVTPEALAERFATMDNFLPKVLQYGDNKSSRTADSFAKTYSSDFDKHRKIHYSEGKFLKAPRNLPSANEDESSGASASISSSNQSVVMDLKSRPVDKGWAGRLATAVKNETVLVTDSHALGTKDSATYRNQFPSASDSTVGEQTNLQRREYYSKGRYLRSCSHPELGEDIEDEEQDSSSGLIWVTENPKGTSDESLWPQWTQDKEPRPWKM, encoded by the exons ATGGAGAAGCCCGAGTCTCTCTCGTCGGTTAGCGGCCTCACTGCGGAATCCCCTCGGGGGGTTCCTAGGGCAGTACCAGGAGGTGTCCGAGGTATACAAACAGACACCGGAATGCCCTCCGGTGTAGccttgtttcctggttctggcccCCTCTTGCATTCCGGGGGCACTGTAATTCGTAGTCCTGGTCCAATCCAGCTCTCTGAAGGGGTAATGACCCTCAGTTCCAGACCCTGTCTGCATCACGGGGAGGTTGCAGGTTGTAGCCTTGGGTCCAGCAAATCCCCTGGCACTGAAACCGGTGCAACTAGGGCGTCCATCCCTGGGCCGGGGGAGCCTAAAGTGTCCAGCTCGGAGAATAGTCCACACTCCGGGTCAGCTCCCTTGAACTCTCAAAACTGTGAGGAGCGTCCCCGGAGCATCCTAAAAAACAGCAGTTCCTTCATGATGAAGAAAACCTCCAGTACGGAGAA GAAATCTCAGCGCTGGGATGAGATGAACATCTTGGCTACCTACCACCCCGCTGACAAAGACTATGGCTTTATGAAGGTGGATGAACCCAGCACCCCCTACCACAG GCTGCAGGACAATGACGAGGACCTGTCTGCAGGGTCTTCTCTGAAGGTGACCCCTGAAGCACTGGCAGAGAG GTTTGCCACAATGGACAATTTCCTCCCCAAGGTCCTCCAGTATGGAGACAACAAAAGCTCAAGGACTGCAGATAGCTTTGCCAAGACTT ACTCCAGTGATTTTGACAAGCACCGAAAGATACACTACAGTGAAGGCAAATTCCTGAAGGCCCCGAGAAACCTGCCCTCGGCCAATGAGGATGAGAGCAGTGGGGCTAGTGCCAGCATCAGCAGTAGTAATCAAAGTGTGGTGATGGACCTGAAGTCCAGGCCTGTGGACAAAGGCTGGGCAGGAAGACTGGCCACAGCAGTCAAAAACGAGACTGTCCTGGTGACTGACAGCCATGCCCTAGGCACCAAAG ATTCTGCCACTTACAGAAACCAGTTCCCCTCAGCTTCAGACTCTACCGTGGGGGAGCAGACTAATCTACAGCGCAGGGAGTATTACAGTAAAGGAAGATACCTGAGGTCCTGTTCCCACCCAGAGCTCGGAGAGGATATAGAAGATGAAGAACAGGACA GTTCTTCAGGCCTGATCTGGGTTACTGAGAATCCCAAAGGCACTTCAG ATGAAAGCTTGTGGCCCCAGTGGACTCAGGACAAAGAGCCTAGACCATGGAAAATGTAG